In Luteibacter mycovicinus, a genomic segment contains:
- a CDS encoding ExbD/TolR family protein yields MAFSARNDAAPISGINVTPLVDVLLVLLIIFMISAPVVAHKARVDLPAPGSSTDVEPDPARVAIDADGSIFWNGTLVTDAALERQIDIAAASAQPPRLVIAAADNASYEDVTKVLTEAKVRGLTKIDFGSRQATD; encoded by the coding sequence ATGGCTTTCTCTGCAAGGAACGACGCCGCCCCGATTTCGGGCATCAATGTCACCCCGCTCGTCGACGTGCTTCTCGTACTGCTGATCATTTTCATGATCTCCGCGCCAGTGGTCGCGCATAAGGCACGGGTCGACCTCCCCGCTCCCGGGTCATCGACGGACGTCGAGCCCGACCCGGCACGCGTCGCGATCGACGCCGACGGTTCGATTTTCTGGAACGGGACCCTCGTCACCGATGCGGCACTCGAAAGGCAGATCGATATCGCCGCCGCCTCGGCGCAGCCGCCCCGCCTTGTCATCGCCGCGGCCGACAACGCAAGCTACGAGGACGTCACCAAGGTACTGACGGAAGCAAAAGTTCGTGGTCTTACGAAGATCGACTTCGGAAGCCGCCAGGCGACGGACTAG
- a CDS encoding alpha/beta hydrolase: MRRILFFLSLVVLAFQARAADDVPPHDSFTMPGVTAAETRHINVYTPPGYAASKARYPVLYMPDGGLEEDFPHVARALDEGIRKGEIQPLILVGIENTERRRDMTGPTLVASDRRIAPRVGGSAGFRAFIATKLVSEVGKRYRVDGHRGVIGESLAGLFALESLQREPKLFDTVIAISPSVWWNAGALIRDLPVAMAEGDPSPHRIYLTSADEENIAPGVEQLVRTLRSSLPRRAATIEYVPRPSAHHDTIYRESEAQALRWAYPPMDN, encoded by the coding sequence ATGCGTCGGATCCTCTTCTTTCTCAGTCTGGTCGTACTCGCCTTCCAGGCGCGCGCGGCGGACGATGTCCCTCCGCACGACAGCTTCACCATGCCCGGGGTAACTGCCGCCGAAACGCGGCACATCAACGTCTACACACCGCCGGGCTATGCTGCCTCGAAAGCCCGCTACCCGGTCCTCTACATGCCCGATGGCGGCCTGGAAGAAGATTTTCCGCACGTGGCCAGGGCGCTCGACGAGGGTATCCGCAAGGGCGAGATCCAGCCGCTGATTCTTGTCGGCATCGAAAACACCGAACGTCGCCGCGACATGACCGGACCGACCTTGGTCGCGTCGGACAGGCGGATCGCACCCCGCGTGGGTGGATCGGCCGGCTTTCGAGCCTTCATCGCGACGAAGCTGGTGTCCGAAGTCGGCAAGCGATATCGGGTCGACGGCCACAGAGGTGTCATCGGTGAATCGCTGGCCGGACTTTTCGCGCTGGAGTCGCTTCAGCGGGAGCCGAAGCTGTTCGACACGGTGATCGCCATCAGCCCCAGTGTATGGTGGAACGCGGGTGCCTTGATTCGTGATCTGCCGGTGGCCATGGCGGAGGGCGATCCATCGCCCCACCGCATCTACCTGACGTCAGCCGACGAGGAAAACATCGCTCCCGGTGTGGAGCAGCTTGTCAGGACGTTGCGTTCCAGCTTGCCCAGGCGCGCGGCGACGATCGAATACGTGCCTCGTCCTTCAGCGCATCACGATACGATCTACCGCGAGTCGGAGGCGCAGGCGTTGCGCTGGGCGTATCCGCCGATGGATAACTAG
- a CDS encoding methylmalonyl-CoA mutase family protein translates to MSSQPKHIPASHTDAEATPLRFVTAASLFDGHDAAINIMRRIIQSQGAEVIHLGHNRSVEDVVRAALQEDADAIALSSYQGGHVEYFKYMVDMLRERGAGHVRVFGGGGGTITPEEIRELQDYGVERIYHPNDGMKLGLTEMIEDVMARTRSAVQSRVEAAPADVAVENEISIGAMLSAIEEDSLPEAELARLRKEWQLAGNKTPVLGLTGTGGAGKSSVVDELLLRFLHAFPQMRIAVLAVDPTRRRSGGALLGDRIRMNSLRSPRVYMRSMATRRQHAATSIVLHDCIDFLKAQAYDLVIVETAGIGQSDSEIVDLVDFPVYVMTSEYGAASQLEKIDMLDFAELVVLNKYDKRGAEDALRDVRKQWKRNRTAFQMADEKVPVYPTIASQFNDPGVTWMFDNLCRLLREKLSLPDAVWTPDVDTTLREPRATVLIPGNRVRYLAEIAEQGRGVNGGIAKQAEAASKAQHYYESLKDIGDDALPRAFDLYDHALLAVDGDRSLATLRQRYNEAVRELTSEAIHLLREWPSRFEAVTAEFNEYQVRDKVIRVENYRESLSHQKIPKVSLPKTKDWGELLSFLMRENLPGHYPYTGGVFPYRRAGEDPTRMFAGEGTPERTNRRFHYLSLGGAAARLSTAFDSVTLYGEDPAPRPDIYGKIGNSGVSIATLDDMKKLYSGFDLSAPSTSVSMTINGPAPIILAMFMNTAIDQNIEKYLNEDVSRWEAANAHIARLYPGGDRPRYHGELPQGNDGLGLGLLGVSGEEVVDAETYARIKAWTLANVRGTVQADILKEDQAQNTCIFSTEFALRMMGDIQQYFVDHKVRNFYSVSISGYHIAEAGANPISQLAFTLSNGFTIVEYYLARGMKIDDFAPNLSFFFSNGMDPEYTVIGRVARRIWARAMRERYGASARSQMLKYHIQTSGRSLHAQEIQFNDIRTTLQALYALFDNCNSLHTNAYDEAITTPTEESVRRAVAIQLIINRELGLNFNENPWQGSYVVDELTDLVEEAVYKEFEAISERGGVLGAMDTMYQRGKIQEESMYYEHKKHDGSLPLIGVNTFLPRDHGGEIATEIELIRSTEEEKGQQIDNVLLYGKARNGLAPDSLTTLQKTARDRRNVFEQLMDAVKNNSLGQISHALYDVGGEYRRNM, encoded by the coding sequence ATGAGCTCGCAGCCCAAGCACATCCCCGCCAGCCACACCGACGCGGAGGCCACGCCGCTGCGCTTCGTCACGGCGGCCAGCCTGTTCGACGGCCATGACGCGGCGATCAACATCATGCGCCGGATCATCCAGAGCCAGGGCGCCGAGGTGATTCATCTCGGCCACAACCGCTCGGTGGAAGACGTCGTGCGGGCCGCTCTCCAGGAAGACGCGGATGCCATCGCGCTGTCCTCCTACCAGGGCGGGCACGTCGAGTATTTCAAATACATGGTCGACATGCTGCGCGAGCGTGGCGCGGGTCATGTACGCGTGTTCGGCGGCGGTGGCGGGACGATCACGCCGGAAGAGATTCGCGAGCTGCAGGATTACGGCGTCGAGCGCATCTATCACCCGAACGACGGTATGAAGCTCGGTCTCACCGAGATGATCGAGGACGTGATGGCGCGAACTCGCAGCGCCGTTCAGTCGCGCGTCGAAGCGGCGCCGGCCGACGTTGCCGTCGAGAACGAGATTTCCATCGGCGCGATGCTTTCGGCCATCGAAGAAGATTCGCTTCCCGAAGCCGAACTCGCCCGCCTGCGCAAGGAATGGCAGCTGGCGGGTAACAAGACCCCGGTGCTTGGCCTGACCGGTACGGGCGGCGCGGGTAAGTCGTCCGTGGTGGACGAACTGTTGCTGCGGTTCCTGCACGCGTTTCCGCAGATGCGGATCGCCGTGCTCGCGGTCGATCCGACCCGTCGCCGCAGCGGCGGCGCGTTACTCGGCGACCGCATCCGCATGAACTCGCTGCGCAGCCCGCGCGTGTATATGCGCTCGATGGCCACGCGTCGCCAGCACGCCGCCACCTCGATCGTGCTGCACGACTGCATCGATTTTCTCAAGGCCCAGGCTTACGACCTGGTGATCGTCGAAACGGCGGGTATCGGCCAGAGCGACTCCGAGATCGTCGACCTCGTCGATTTCCCGGTCTACGTGATGACCAGCGAATACGGCGCCGCCAGCCAGCTCGAGAAGATCGACATGCTGGACTTCGCCGAACTGGTCGTGCTCAACAAATACGACAAGCGCGGTGCCGAGGACGCCCTGCGCGACGTGCGCAAGCAGTGGAAGCGCAACCGCACCGCGTTCCAGATGGCCGACGAGAAAGTGCCGGTCTACCCGACCATCGCCAGCCAGTTCAACGATCCGGGCGTCACCTGGATGTTCGACAACCTGTGCCGTCTGCTGCGCGAGAAGCTCTCGTTGCCCGACGCGGTCTGGACGCCCGATGTCGACACGACATTGCGCGAACCGCGTGCCACGGTGCTGATTCCGGGCAATCGAGTGCGTTATCTGGCGGAGATCGCGGAGCAGGGGAGAGGCGTCAACGGCGGCATCGCGAAGCAGGCCGAGGCGGCCAGCAAAGCGCAGCACTACTACGAATCGCTGAAGGATATCGGCGACGACGCCCTGCCGCGTGCGTTCGATCTTTACGACCATGCCTTGCTCGCGGTCGACGGCGACCGTTCGCTGGCCACCCTGCGTCAGCGCTACAACGAGGCCGTGCGCGAGCTCACCAGCGAAGCGATCCACCTGCTGCGCGAGTGGCCTTCGCGCTTCGAAGCCGTCACCGCGGAGTTCAACGAATACCAGGTGCGCGACAAGGTCATTCGCGTCGAGAACTACCGCGAGTCGCTCAGCCACCAGAAGATTCCGAAGGTCTCTCTGCCGAAGACGAAAGACTGGGGCGAGCTGCTTTCGTTCCTCATGCGCGAGAACCTGCCGGGGCACTATCCGTACACGGGGGGCGTGTTCCCATACCGGCGCGCCGGCGAGGATCCGACCCGCATGTTCGCGGGCGAGGGTACGCCGGAGCGCACCAATCGTCGCTTCCACTACCTCTCACTGGGTGGCGCGGCCGCGCGTCTTTCGACCGCCTTCGACTCGGTGACGCTGTATGGTGAAGATCCCGCGCCGCGTCCCGATATCTACGGCAAGATCGGCAATTCCGGCGTCTCCATCGCCACGCTCGACGACATGAAGAAGCTTTATTCCGGCTTCGACCTGTCCGCGCCCTCGACGTCGGTGTCGATGACGATCAACGGTCCGGCCCCGATCATCCTCGCCATGTTCATGAACACGGCGATCGACCAGAACATCGAGAAGTACCTCAACGAGGACGTCTCCCGCTGGGAGGCCGCCAACGCGCACATCGCCCGGCTGTACCCGGGCGGCGACCGGCCGCGGTACCACGGCGAGCTGCCCCAGGGTAACGACGGCCTCGGTCTCGGCCTGCTTGGCGTGTCCGGCGAAGAAGTGGTCGATGCCGAGACCTACGCGCGGATCAAGGCCTGGACCCTGGCCAACGTGCGCGGCACCGTGCAGGCGGACATCCTCAAGGAGGACCAGGCCCAGAACACCTGCATCTTCAGCACGGAGTTCGCCCTGCGCATGATGGGCGATATTCAGCAGTACTTCGTCGATCACAAGGTGCGCAATTTCTACTCGGTGTCGATCTCCGGGTACCACATCGCGGAAGCGGGTGCGAACCCGATCAGCCAGCTCGCCTTCACGCTGTCCAACGGCTTCACCATCGTCGAGTACTACCTCGCCCGTGGCATGAAGATCGATGACTTCGCGCCGAACCTGTCGTTTTTCTTCTCCAACGGCATGGACCCGGAATACACGGTGATCGGCCGCGTCGCCCGTCGCATCTGGGCCCGCGCGATGCGCGAGCGTTACGGTGCCAGTGCGCGCAGCCAGATGCTGAAGTATCACATTCAGACGTCGGGGCGTTCGCTGCACGCGCAGGAAATCCAGTTCAACGACATTCGCACGACTTTGCAGGCGCTGTATGCGCTGTTCGACAACTGCAACAGCCTGCATACCAATGCGTACGACGAGGCGATCACCACACCGACGGAAGAGAGCGTTCGTCGGGCGGTCGCCATCCAGCTGATCATCAACCGCGAGCTCGGCCTCAACTTCAACGAGAATCCGTGGCAGGGCAGCTACGTCGTGGACGAGCTCACCGATCTGGTGGAAGAGGCCGTGTACAAGGAGTTCGAGGCGATCAGCGAACGCGGCGGCGTGCTTGGCGCGATGGATACGATGTACCAGCGCGGGAAGATTCAGGAAGAATCCATGTACTACGAGCACAAGAAGCACGACGGCTCGCTTCCCCTCATCGGCGTCAACACCTTTCTGCCCCGGGATCACGGCGGCGAGATCGCCACGGAGATTGAACTCATCCGCTCGACGGAAGAAGAAAAGGGCCAGCAGATCGACAACGTGCTGCTCTACGGCAAGGCCCGCAACGGCCTGGCCCCGGACAGCCTGACCACCTTGCAGAAGACCGCCCGCGATCGCCGTAACGTCTTCGAACAGTTGATGGACGCGGTGAAGAACAACTCCCTTGGCCAGATCAGCCACGCGTTGTACGACGTGGGCGGCGAGTATCGGCGGAATATGTAA
- a CDS encoding DUF2199 domain-containing protein: MTTTCAVCGTEHDEEALELGYRRPDAVIDLDAATRAAGVFENDDLCVIDAKRFFVRATLPLPVNGRNGNYQIGVWVEVASSDFDRIGKLWTDPGQAAEPPMSATLANEVRLHPDSLGQALLLQLTGPKTRPQVFVRDATYSLGAEQRHGISAHRASEYSVGLRAA; encoded by the coding sequence ATGACGACCACCTGTGCGGTGTGTGGAACGGAGCACGACGAAGAGGCACTGGAACTGGGCTACCGCCGGCCGGACGCCGTGATCGATCTCGATGCCGCTACGCGAGCCGCGGGCGTATTCGAGAACGACGACCTCTGTGTCATCGATGCGAAGCGTTTTTTCGTCCGCGCGACGTTGCCGCTGCCGGTTAACGGACGTAACGGAAATTACCAGATCGGTGTCTGGGTCGAAGTCGCTTCTTCCGACTTCGACCGGATCGGCAAACTCTGGACCGACCCGGGTCAGGCGGCCGAGCCTCCCATGTCGGCGACCCTGGCGAACGAGGTGCGTCTGCATCCGGACAGCCTCGGGCAGGCCTTGCTGCTGCAGCTCACGGGACCGAAGACACGCCCCCAGGTGTTCGTGCGTGACGCGACGTATTCGCTGGGTGCCGAGCAGCGGCACGGCATCAGCGCGCACCGGGCGAGCGAATACTCGGTCGGACTCAGGGCGGCGTGA
- a CDS encoding alpha/beta hydrolase: protein MKPPRRFGVRTIATLLGIRFAYRLGSRLAPARTVAHAARTFQTPLPSSRVRAAYAATTMSARRETVRLGGESIETYIWGDPATQPYILLAHGWSSLGLRWESWAPWLLAKGWAAVSFDQPGHGHSGGDLCTLPDFVRTLAAVGCHYGDAHGVVAHSLGGAAATLALEDGWTAKRVVLIAPAADPQGATRRFSRFVRLAEHLRPSLHAALTERTGILIDDLHIAHHAPKRTQPALIFHDFFDRDVPVEEGELYARLWPDATLLKTRRLGHRRIVDDESVMTAAIAFLDGVELR, encoded by the coding sequence ATGAAGCCTCCCCGCCGTTTTGGCGTGCGCACCATCGCGACCCTGCTGGGCATCCGTTTCGCATACCGGCTGGGCAGTCGCCTGGCACCTGCGCGCACGGTGGCCCACGCGGCGCGGACCTTCCAGACTCCACTGCCGAGCAGCCGGGTTCGCGCCGCCTACGCCGCGACCACGATGTCGGCGCGGCGTGAGACGGTGCGACTGGGCGGCGAATCGATCGAAACCTACATCTGGGGCGACCCTGCGACGCAGCCTTACATCCTGCTGGCTCATGGCTGGTCGAGTCTGGGCTTGCGCTGGGAGTCCTGGGCACCGTGGCTTCTCGCCAAGGGCTGGGCCGCGGTGTCCTTCGACCAGCCCGGTCACGGTCACAGCGGCGGCGATCTGTGCACGCTGCCCGATTTCGTCCGGACGCTGGCTGCGGTGGGCTGTCACTACGGTGACGCGCACGGCGTCGTCGCCCATTCACTGGGCGGCGCGGCCGCGACGCTGGCGCTGGAGGACGGGTGGACGGCGAAGCGGGTGGTGCTGATCGCTCCCGCGGCGGACCCCCAGGGCGCCACGCGGCGCTTCTCGCGCTTCGTCCGCCTCGCCGAGCATCTGCGTCCGTCGCTGCATGCGGCGCTGACCGAGCGCACCGGCATACTCATCGACGATCTGCATATCGCGCATCACGCGCCGAAGCGGACCCAGCCCGCCTTGATCTTCCACGACTTCTTCGACCGCGATGTCCCGGTGGAAGAGGGGGAGCTCTACGCGCGGCTGTGGCCCGATGCCACCTTGCTGAAAACCCGCAGACTGGGCCATCGCCGGATCGTCGATGACGAAAGCGTCATGACCGCGGCGATAGCCTTTCTGGATGGCGTGGAGCTTCGCTGA
- a CDS encoding YXWGXW repeat-containing protein — protein MTKLTRTLAAVAVMGLAAGAASYTPPVAAREYVEVTVGTRPPPPRFERVPPPRAGYVWAPGYWNWYGGRYVWVGGRWATVRPGYVYRPPVWHPYGRGWRVERETWVRDPHWHR, from the coding sequence ATGACCAAGCTGACCCGTACCCTCGCCGCCGTCGCCGTCATGGGCCTGGCCGCCGGCGCCGCAAGCTACACCCCGCCGGTCGCGGCACGGGAATATGTCGAGGTCACCGTCGGCACCCGTCCGCCGCCGCCGCGCTTCGAGCGCGTCCCGCCCCCGCGCGCCGGCTATGTCTGGGCGCCTGGCTATTGGAACTGGTACGGCGGCCGCTACGTCTGGGTCGGCGGCCGCTGGGCCACGGTACGTCCCGGCTACGTCTACCGCCCGCCGGTGTGGCACCCCTACGGCCGGGGCTGGCGCGTCGAGCGTGAGACCTGGGTCCGCGACCCTCACTGGCACCGCTGA